The genomic interval acttgggttcaaattctgatCTGCCAGTTTACCAGCTAAGTACCTTTGGACAAGTCACTTGTAAAACAGGTCTAACCACACCTGTTTCTTAGTGTTGCTGTAAGGATCAGCATATGCATGTATGTTAGTATCTGCATAGTGCTGGAATAGGAAAAGCACCATCCCTCACACCTGTATAATAATTCCTTGCTGCATTTCATCCTCACCCAGTGTGAATGACTGCTCCTCATGTAGGACTAAATTTCCAAAGCATTGTCAAAATCCTCCACTGTAGTTCAATGAAGAGGTGACCTAGAAAAggtatgtccttttttttttttttccttcctcttagaTACTCTGAGCTGCTTGAGAATCTGGACACCAAGGGACATGTTACAAAGAAGACCTGGTATTGTTCCAGAGAGATGGCATTCGCACTGTTGGCATGGTTACCATCTTGAGCTGGAGGGGCTGCTGCACACAAATTAGTGTCACccagaaaagattttaaattctgTTCCTCAAAGTAGGGCTGCCTGTTACTAAGGTGACTTTACTGATTCCCCAGCCAGTGATAACACCATCAACAATAGCATCAAGAGCAGCTCTTGTTTATTAATCATTTACTCTCTTCCTGAGTTTACCCCCAGAAATTATCTCATCAAATCCCCACTTGGAGGGAGATTCTTACCTCCAATGtatggatgaagaaattgagagCTATAAGAAGGGTATTGAACCTCCCTCCCTCACATCTATTTTCTGCCATTTGCTTTGACCCCGGTGTTCTTTTGCTGATACCAAATCCTTCTCCCTGTGTCTAAGATTGGCCTAAGCACATGGAATTTAGGATCATCCAGGTCCTCCTGTCACTCTTTCAAAGCCTGCCATGGAAGACCACCCCCACCCAAGGCAGCTTTTGGCATTAAGAAGTGAGAAAATGTCCTGGTAGTTGCAATCTGTGAGCTGGTTCTTTGAGCCCGTGGAGCTCAGAGCCCCATTACAACCTCCACCTCCTTCAGGCTCCTTCAGAGGAACTCAGTTCTGGGGAGAAGGCAAAGCTGTCACCAATGGAATTTCCGctataatgaaggaaaaaaggcTTTTGCTTCAGTTTTGCAAATGGTAGGCAATTGTGTTTCTTAGCAAGAATTTTCTAGATCTACCTAGATAATTGCCTCCAGCTTCTGCATGGTGGGAGGAGGAATCTTGGTCTAGGACAGCTAAAGTACAGGGCCTGAGAATGCTGCTACTTTGCCTCTGAACCTTGGGGTTCTTACTGTGAGATGGGAGGCTGTGTTGGTGAATGGctaagttgtttttaaatttcaaaatagcatttttattatataaaaaattaaaaatccagcaAACTCAGAAATACGAACATATTTTCCTGGGCTTTCAcatttgttgacttttatttGCAGTTTCTTTTTCAATACAATTTATAACCTCATCCCCATTTCCAGTCTTGATTGTACAACTTCTAAGTGGCAgagagttatttaaaaaaaagcaaagctgtGAAACTAAGTTGCCCGCAACAGGTTCTGTGAGGGTAGAGGAAGTgtctgagaaataaaatagagaaagataATGTAATTGGGAAATTTTAGCTATAGTTCTTTCAgtcatttttgtcttttgctcTATGTTTAAGGATGCATGTGAACTTGATGTAATTGAAATTTCCCTTTTTGTTAATAAGGGCTTCTCTATACAGGTCATTCACTTTCTCATCAGTAAAAATAttgccatggggctggggttatgactcagtggtagagtgctcgcctcgaatgtgtggggccctgggttcaatcctcagtaccacatgtaaataaataaaataaagatattgtatggaaaaaaaaacacagaatcattgtttaaaaaaaaaaaaagatcacccaTGGTGATCCGCAACTCTCTCAGGTAATCCTCCTGAATGGTGCCTGTGGATTCTTCATCAAACCACGCAAAATCATTACTGATGACATCTTTGGGATCTGTGCCATCTAACTTCTCACCAAACATGATAAGGAACATGGTAAAACTTATGGGTCCTGGAGCCTCATTCATCATGGCATCAATGTACACATCAGTAGCATTCTTCTCTAGTGTGGCAAGTATATCATACAAATCTTCCTTGTTGATGAACCATCTCTGTTCTGGCCAAACAAGTTGAAGGCCTCTTTGAACTCCTGTATTTGTGACTTGTCAAATATAGCAAACACATTGGATGTTGCATGCTGTGGGTACTTCTTGGTGTTCTTAGTCTTTGACTTTTTGCTTGATATGAGAGCTGTTTAGTTCTGGCACCAGATTCGGGCTGCCCTGCACAAGCATGGGTCTGTGCACTAAGTTACTTCTTATTTCCACTCTGAAGATCTACTATGTTTCATTGTTGGAAGATCAGCATACAATAACATGCCCACTCACGAGGTAAAACAGGGATGCTTCAAAAGACATGTGTGGTTCaatgatagagtgtttgccttgcatgtataaggctttgggtttagttttaagtaaacatacatatacacactcacatacacacacacagacaagtTATGGGACCATATCAATgaagtgaagaagaaaatgaattcctCCTAATctatagcagaatgcattttgccTGTATTTTTCCACGTGTTTAAGGCAAGGtagtattattcccattttacaggtgaagaaactgagatcTAGGGAAGCTAAGTGTCTTGCttaactgaagcacagagaacaATGAACAGAAAGCTGGTTCTAGACCCATCCTGTCTTGTCTTTACCATTCTTTCGCTGTTGCCCCAGCCTTCTGAGAGTCTCAGAACATTCTTTTGATTGTTGAGCTGTGATCATAATTGTCACCAACTGCTGCTTAAACTACACCCTGAGAAGTAAAGGAGAGGGTCACTGAGTTTTTACCAGTTCTCTGCCAGGCaattgtgctaaaaaaaaaaaaaaatcttttcctccCCAGGATGTTAGTAGGAGGCAGACAGATTGTTGCAGCCTTCTGGCTTCTTCCAGACCGGCAGAAGGCTGGCCCAACTCAGGAAACAGAGATGTGGGAGGAGCAATGCCAATAAGAGGGTTGACTTCAAGGGATTGGTCTCTGCAGACAAAACATTGAGCTGCCCCTTCGGTTGAGGGTAGGATCCTTCCTCAGTAAAAGACATCAGCTCCTCCACCTGGCCCTTTATAACATGACGCTAGCCCAGACGTTTAAACTCATCACTCACTTCTTGATCATCCTGGCCCCACCAGGTTCCCAGATTTCCTGCCAGTTTCCACCAACTAAGGTGTCTTTTCCCATCCCCTCTaactctttcttgtttttttgtgtcCTTTGATATCAGCTGAAATCTTATCTTTTCACAAGAGCCTGCCCAATTTCTTCAAAAAGAAGTATTCTTGCCTACACCACCGTGGCATCAGCCATCTGCATAGTGTGACATCGGTAGAATTGATATTTCCTGGTCAATTTGTAGGCAAAAATCAACAtgctatattattttatgtagtatATGATCTAATTTAATCATTATGACAACTATTTCTCTTGAAATCATTAATTAGATGGAGAAATTGAAGCTTAGGTGGGCATCCGCTTACCCAAGGGTCTTCAGGAAGTGGAggaagagctgggatttgaattcaGGTCTTTCTGACTATACAGTTCATGCTTTTTGTCACTTAAACTGTCTGCTTTCCACTTCCTTAGGAAGTTACCAATTCCCTAGTAGAATGGAAGCACCTGAGGACAGAACCTATATTTTCACCCTGAGATGACTGGCTGAGATTCCTGAACTCAGGCACCTTTCCCTAAATGCAGCATTGAATCCAATTATACCTTCTGCATATTACACAGGTCCCACCACTagagtcctctttttttttctttagaatatctttattttatttatttatttttgtgtggtgctgaggattgaacctagggcctcacatgtgctaggtaagggctctaccgctgagccacaaccccacctccCACTAGAGCCCTCTTTATGAACGGCCAAGATACTTCTTCCAAGGAAAGGGAACACCTTAATTTTGCTGACAGCTAACTGATTAACTGACAGTTGGGTGGAAgataaaagggagagaaaagagagaagaaggcaAGACTGCAGAAACTTGGAAGGAGCTGAAAGGAGGAAGGGCTCCCAGATTGAATTTGGCCAGTTTGCAACTACTCACTCAGACTCAGCCTCCAAGCCTAGTTCTTCACAGTAGCTGGGGAAACCTGAGCATGTGCCTCTCTTAAGTTTCTTTTTGCATAAAATGGGGATATGGTGGCAGTTCTCTTCTTACTATACTCTCTGGGCTGTAACCAGAAGAAATGAGGCAGTGACTGAGGGAATAAGGGAGTGCTGCCTACAAGACTCTGTGACAGTGCTATTAACTCCTTTAAATGGAGACAGTTGGAGGATCAGCTCAACCTGAAATGTCCTTCCCACAAGATCTGTGAACCCAAAGGCCTGGAGGCAACAGGGAACTCACAGAATCAAGAGAGCCACAAAAGGATCTTGAAGACAATTTGGCATGTCTTGCTCCAAGAGGCAGCATGGTGTGGTTGACTGATGGATACTTCTGCCAGCAGTTGTGCCTGGCTCCATATCTTGTCCCCCCACTTGCCAACTGTGAAGCCATGTTCATATCACTTTTTGCTCCTCTCAGACTGTTTCCTTATCTTTAATATGGAATAAAAAGTGGGTCCCTTGCCATAGCACTGTTGGGAGAATCAGAAACTCAGACAATAACAGCTTGTCATTCAGCTGGCCCTGTGGGgtactgaggctcagaaaggggaAGTAATTCACCCATGGTCACAGAACAGGTTAGCAGCAAAACCAAGGCTGTGTCCAGACCTCCCAAAGACCAGACATAGGCTTATTCTCATACAGGAAAACAGATAATCTTCCCTCAAAAaaggctgaggctgcctttgaactcatacTGGGATCATAGCTGGGATTCACTGTTAACCGAGCTGAAACACTGCTTGGGTTTCCTGTGGCTAGAGTGTGGCTAAAAGTGCAAATCAGAGCCTGAAGTCAGGTATCCAGTTTACCATCTGATCCACAATATGACCTAAGCATCTCAGCTCACCTCTGCGAGCCTCAGTTTTTCTGCCCCCCAAATGGCGGTAAGAATTCCTGGGAGGACAAAGGAATCATATAAAGCTATTTTCATAAAGCTACCCCTGAGCGCTCTCTGTGCACTCCACTGTGTGTGCGGATTCATTAACCCTAGTAATGGCTTCATTTACTCCCCACAGCAGCCCTATAAGGTAAGAACCCAATTTGCAGATAAATTCCTAAGAAGTGATAGAACCAGGCTCTGAGCTCTGATTCTATGTCTTCTGCCTGAAACACATTCCTTCTTTTTTGCCTTCCTAACTCAGGCTCCTTCTCTTGACTTCCTCTGGAAGTATCCTTGGTCTCAGGCTGGGGTAGGCATCTGCTGACGTTCGGTGCagggtttctttcttcttcaccaGAAGGGCAGCTCTGTGACATAAAAACCTTGTCACCCTCACAGCTGCATCCCCAGAGCCTAGCACTGTACTTggcatacagcaggtgctcagtgaatCCTTGCCAAGTAACTGAATGCACCGTGCCAGCATCACGATGCCACCCCAGGCCTGGGGAGAGCCAGGGAGATCAGAGAAAAGCTTTTGGATTCCCGCCACACCTTACATTAACAGCATCTTCTCCAAATGCCGACAGCCAGCCTCCTGGGACTTCACTGGAGCCAGCTGAATTCCGGTCACTGCTTCACCTTGGGAAGGcagccacagccctcaccaagcaatAATTGACATCACAGCAGTGCCAAGGAGCTTCCCTGTTAATATTTAATGTGGTCTTCATTGCGGCAGAGCTGCAGGCAAGAAGTTGAAGGGGCTATGTCAAGTCTACATGAGGTTGTGGGGAGGACACAGATGGGAAAAGGCTTCATAAACCATAAAGCCCACGGCAGGATGAACATTATGCCAGCCCATTTTAGCCGCTGGCTTAACTCAGAAAGAACCAGGGCAGCATGTGCCTGCAGTGGGACAAGAAGGCTGCTGACAGAGCCCAAGCCCTAAATAAATGAGGGATTAGGGGCTCCAGGGGATATTTCCTGGAGACAGTGGGAGGACAGAGTACTGACGCCAGCCAGCCTGACCTGGAATCAACTCCAGGTTTGCCCTGCACAGCTGTGTGACTGGGGGAATAACCCGGTCACTGAGCCTCAGTcctcttatctgtgaaatggagttAATATCTTCCTTGCAGGGCTACTGTGAGGATTAACTAAGACAGAAAATGTAGAGGACTTGCTTAGCGCATAGTAGGCCCTCCACAAATACTGAGTCCTTTCTCCCAAACAAGGCATGGAACCTGAGGTTGGAGCAAGATgtagtagggtttttttttttttttttttttttgtagtactggggatggaacccagggcctggtacatgccaggtgctctaccactgagctacatgcctagcCGAGTGGGACTCTTTACACATTCCTTGGCCAGAGAAATGGCTAAGAAGGACTTGGAGTCAGATGTCCCAGATTTGAACTTTTCACCATAGTAGGCCTGCACCAGGAGAGATATCAGGGTGAAGATGGGCAGAGAGCTCCAGGATGGCAGAAGCAGAAGAATCTTGAGAGAGACCATCTCTCTGATTGATCCCTTCATTTAAATGATAAGGATTCTAAGGGTCCTGGATAGAACAGAACAGGCCAAAGACTCACACAGCAGAGCTGGGGCCTGACCTGGTCAACAGTCCCCCCAGATTTCAGCAGCTGATGGGTTTACCAAGGCCATCTGCCTGAAGGGAAAGGCAGATGGATTGGCAGATGTGATAAAATGCCCCATTTTCTGATGGGGATCTTTGCAACTCCTCTGGCCTGGTCAATAGCAGGTAGTTTATCCCCCATCCACTTCTGGTCTCCTTTCAGTCTATTTTTCCACAAATCCTGGGAGCTTCTCAAAATCCTAATCATTTCATTTAACCTGATTAAAACCCTTCTATGATGGCACATTAAGGACTGCCACAGAAAATACAGGAGGCCCAGTTAAAAC from Urocitellus parryii isolate mUroPar1 chromosome 3, mUroPar1.hap1, whole genome shotgun sequence carries:
- the LOC113176757 gene encoding myosin regulatory light chain 12B-like produces the protein MMNEAPGPISFTMFLIMFGEKLDGTDPKDVISNDFAWFDEESTGTIQEDYLRELRITMGDLFTDEKVNDLYREALINKKGNFNYIKFTCILKHRAKDKND